A segment of the Frankineae bacterium MT45 genome:
ACACCGTTCTGGCCCGGGCCGAGGCCGTTCTCGCCGGCTAGCCTGCGGTCAGTCAGCCGCTAGTCGGCCGTCTGGTTGGCCTCTCGGGCCACGATGCGATCACGCACCCAGTCGCACCAGTCGAGGTAGGCCTGGTGGGTCATGATTCCGGCCTGCACCGCCATGCGCCAGCCGTCCTGCCCGGGCGGCAGGCCATCGCGGTCGATCGTGTCGGCGATGGCCTGAAAGATGCCGAGGCGTTCACGCAGTTGCCCCTGCTGATGTTCGATGAGTTCGAGCGAGATGTCGGCCGGGATGCGGCCGAAGTTGAAGACCCGCAGTTGGAAGGCGTCACGAAAGGTCGTGAAAGACGGCAGAGTTGCTATCCAGGAATCCAGCGCCTGCACCCCGGCGTCGGTGATCCGGAAGACGCGCTTGGCCGGGCGACCGTCCTGATCGACGCCCTTTCCGGAGAGCAGGCCCTCGGCCTCCAGCTTCTGCAACTCCGGATAGATCTGGTTCTGCCCGGCCGGCCAGACGTAGGTCGTGGTGTTGTCGAAGACCTTGGAGAGTTCGTAGCCGGTGATCTCTCGGTTGACGGCCAGGGTGAGTATCGCGTAGCGGAGCATCCCAGCAGCATCCCACGTTTCCCTTGCCTACCCCACTATTGAGGTGCTATACCTCCGATATGAGGTATACAAATCATCATCAACGCCTGCTCATGACACCGCGCGGCGCCTCCGGGCGCTGGCGTCGGTGGGCATGCGTGGGGTCCGCGCTCGCCATCCTGGCCGGGACGCTGATCACCACTACGTCGGGTGCCGGCGCCGTCGACCTACCGGCCGTCACCTCCCGGACCATCTCGATCCAGGACCCGCAGGTCGGGCCGCTCACCTTCCCGGCGCTGGCCGCGGGCGACCCGTCACTGGCGGCCAAGGGTCGCCTTGTGCTGCTACTGCACGGGTTTCCGGAGAGCGGCGAGTCGTTCCGCTCCGAGCTGCCAGCCATCGCGGCCGCCGGCTACTACGCCGTCGCGCCGTTCCAGCGCGGCTACAGCGCCACCGCTCGGACGACGAGCGTCACCAGTTACAACCTGCTGAACCTCGTCTCGGACGCGGTGAACATGGCCAACGCACTCGGTGCGACCACCTTCCACCTAGTCGGGCACGACTGGGGAGGCGCCGTCGCCTGGCTCACCGCGGAGCTCTTCCCGCAGCGCGTCAGCACCCTGACCGTCCTCTCGACTCCCCATCCGGACGCGCTGGCCGACGCCGTCGCCGACAGCAGCTCGGGGCAGAAGGGGATGCTCTCGTACTTGAATCTGGTGACGATCCCCGGCCTGCAGAACGTCCTGCTGGCCGCTGGACAGGGTGGTCTCGCCCTCGGCCTCAAGGTCGGTGGCCTACCTGCCTCGTACGCGAACCTCTACGCGGCGAACCTCAACACGACGGATGCCCTCGGCGCCGCGCTCAAGTGGTACCGGGCCAATCCCGTGCCGTCACCGCTGAAGCTGGGTGTCGTCGCCGTCCCGACGCTCTACATCTGGGGGGCGAAGGATCCCTTCTTCAGCCAGACCGCGGCCCTGGACACCGCCCACTACGTCTCGGCGCCC
Coding sequences within it:
- a CDS encoding transcriptional regulator, PadR family — encoded protein: MLRYAILTLAVNREITGYELSKVFDNTTTYVWPAGQNQIYPELQKLEAEGLLSGKGVDQDGRPAKRVFRITDAGVQALDSWIATLPSFTTFRDAFQLRVFNFGRIPADISLELIEHQQGQLRERLGIFQAIADTIDRDGLPPGQDGWRMAVQAGIMTHQAYLDWCDWVRDRIVAREANQTAD
- a CDS encoding Pimeloyl-ACP methyl ester carboxylesterase encodes the protein MTPRGASGRWRRWACVGSALAILAGTLITTTSGAGAVDLPAVTSRTISIQDPQVGPLTFPALAAGDPSLAAKGRLVLLLHGFPESGESFRSELPAIAAAGYYAVAPFQRGYSATARTTSVTSYNLLNLVSDAVNMANALGATTFHLVGHDWGGAVAWLTAELFPQRVSTLTVLSTPHPDALADAVADSSSGQKGMLSYLNLVTIPGLQNVLLAAGQGGLALGLKVGGLPASYANLYAANLNTTDALGAALKWYRANPVPSPLKLGVVAVPTLYIWGAKDPFFSQTAALDTAHYVSAPYRFLEITDGTHWLPETQSSVVTVAILAELAAAG